CTTAAGAAGCATATATGACAAGGAAGCAAAAAAACTTACTCCAAGAGCCACAGCTTACGTATCAGAATCACTAAAAAAATGGAACAAAGAGCTGATCTTCAAACACCAAATAAAAACCTTTCACAAAAACTATTTTTCAATAGCAGATTTGGAAGCTCTGGACAACCGAATAGGAAAACAACAAATATCGCTATTAGATGAAGATCTGGAGCAAATTCAGGATTGTTTTAATTTTAAATAAAAAACCCGCCACCAGGGCGGGTTTCGTCACGACCAAAGCCGCCTCACAGCTTGGCGATGGACACCTCGGTGGATTTGACGAAGGCGATCACCTCGCTACCCACTTGCAGCTCCAGCTCCTTGACGGAGCGGGTGGTGATGACGGAGGTGACGATGCCGGCGGCGGTCTGGACATCGATCTCGGAGAGTACCGAGCCTTCGATGATTTCCTTGATGGTGCCCTTGAACTGGTTGCGAACGTTGATGGCCTTGATGGTCATGGCAAAACTCCTCGGATGAACGATCAGTAGGCCCAGCGCAGTTGCGTGGGCAGGGGTTGCACGATTTCCGGTAGATCGGGATTGAGTGGCTGCTGCAGCACCCGGGCCAGTACCTCGGCTTCCAGGCGGGCCAGGTTGGCATCGCCCGCGGCGCGGGGACGCGGCAGGTTGACGTCGAGATCCAGGCCGACGTGGCCGTCTTCGATGAGCACCACGCGGTCGGCCAGGGCCACCGCCTCGCCCACGTCGTGGGTGACCAGCAGCACGGTGAAGCCGTGGCGCTGCCAGAGGCGCTCGATGAGTTGCTGCATCTCGATGCGGGTCAGGGCATCCAGGGCGCCCAGCGGCTCGTCCAGCAGGAGCAGGCGCGGCTGGTGGATCAGCGCCCGGGCCAGGGCCACGCGCTGCTTTTGGCCACCGGAGAGCGCCGAGGGCCATTCACCCGCGCGATCGGCCAGGCCGACCGCTTCCAGGGCTTCCAGCGCCTTGGGCTTCCAATCGCCCTTGAGGCCCAGGCCGACGTTGTCGATGATGCGTTTCCAGGGCAGCAGGCGCGCGTCCTGGAACATCAGCCGGGTGTCTTCGCGATGCTGGGCCAGGGGCTCGTCCTGGCCCAGCAGGTCGCCACCGCTGGCCTGGTCGAGACCGGCCACCAGGCGCAGCAGGGTGCTCTTGCCGCAACCGCTGCGGCCCACCACGGCGACGAACTGGCCGGCCGGGATATTCAGGTCGATCCCGTGCAGCACAGTGCGCTCGCCGAACTTCTTCACCACCTGTTGCAGCTTGAGGGCGATACCCCGCGCCAGCGGCGGGATGGCTTGGAGATTGGTCATGCGTTGGCCCCCTTCTGATAGGCCGGATGCCAGCGCAGCCAAGCACGCTCCAGGCCGCGGGCGGCGAGATCCGCCAGTTTGCCGAGTACGGCGTAGAGCAGGATGGCCAGCACCACGACATCGGTTTGCAGGAACTCCCGGGCGTTCATCGCCAGGTAGCCGATGCCGGAGCTGGCGGAAATGGTCTCGGCGACGATCAGCGTCAGCCACATCAGGCCGAGGGCGAAGCGCACCCCTACCAGGATGGACGGCAGCGCGCCCGGCAGCACCACGTGCCAGAACAGCCGCGCCCCGGAGAGGCCGTAGCTGCGGGCCATCTCCACCAGCGCCGGATCGACGTTGCGGATGCCGTGGTAGGTGTTCAGGTAGATGGGGAAGAACACCCCCAGGGCCACCAGGAACAACTTGGCCGACTCGTCGATGCCAAACCAGAGGATCACCAGCGGGATCAACGCCAGGTGCGGCACGTTACGGACCATCTGCAGGGTACTGTCGAGCAGGCGCTCGCCCCATTTCGACAGGCCGGTGATGAAGCCCAGCGCCAGGCCGATGCTGCCGCCGATGGCGAAGCCGATGCCGGCGCGCCAGCCGCTGATCGCAAGGTTTTGCCAGAGCTCGCCGCTCTTGACCAGGGCCCAACCCGCTTCCAGTACCGCCGCCGGGGACGGCAGGATGCGGCTGGACAGCAGGCCGCTGCTCACCGACAGCTGCCAGGCGACGATCAGGGCCACCGGCACCACCCAGGGTGCCAGGCGCTGCAATTGACGTTCGAGGGTGCTGTTCATGCCCGGCCTCCCTCAGCTCTGCGACGCTTTCTGCGGCAGGATGTCGTTGGCCACCATCTCGCCGAAGGGACTCACATAGTTGACACCTTCCACCTGGGTCGGCCGCTTGACCGGCAGGTGCGGGAACAGCAACTCGGCCACCCGGTAGGACTCTTCCAGGTGCGGATAGCCGGAGAAGATGAAGGTGTCGATGCCCAAGGCGGCGTATTCCTTGACCCGCTCGGCCACGGTGGGACCGTCGCCGACCAGGGCGGTACCGGCACCGCCACGGACCAGGCCGACCCCGGCCCAGAGATTGGGGGCGATTTCCAGGTTGTCGCGGCGGCCCTTGTGCAGGGCGGCCATGCGTTGCTGGCCGACCGAATCGAAGCGGGCGAAGGCGGCCTGGGCCTTCTCGATGGTGGCGTCGTCCAGGTTGGCGATCAGGCGGTCGGCGGCCTTCCAGGCTTCTTCATTGGTCTCGCGGACGATCACGTGCAGGCGGATGCCGAAGCGCACGGTGCGCCCCAGGGCGGCCGCCTTGGCCTTGACCGCCTCGATCTTCTCGCGCACCGCGTCCAGCGGCTCGCCCCAGGTCAGGTACAGCTCCACCTGCTCGGCGGCGAGGTCCTGGGCGGCATCGGAGGAACCGCCGAAATACAGCGGCGGACGCGGTTGCTGCAGCGGTGGATAGAGCAACTTGGCGCCCTTGACCTGGATGTGCTTGCCCTCGTAGTCCACCTGCTCGCCTTCCAGCACACGGCGCCAGATGCGGGTGAATTCCACCGAGGCTTCGTATCTTTCGCTGTGGGACAGGTGCAGGCCGTCACCGGCTAGTTCGTCCGGATCACCGCCGGTGACCAGGTTGAACAGCGCCCGGCCGCCGGAGAGGCGATCCAGGGTCGCCGCCTGCCGCGCCGCCACGGTGGGCGAGATGATCCCGGGGCGCAGGGCCACCAGGAACTTGAGTTTCTGGGTGACCGGGATCAGCGAGGCGGCCACCAGCCAGGAATCCTCGCAGCTGCGGCCGGTGGGGATCAGTACCCCGCCGAAGCCCAGGCGGTCGGCGGCCTGGGCGATCTGGGTCAGGTAGCCGTGGTCGACCGCGCGGGCGCCTTCGGCGGTGCCCAGGTAATGGCCATCGCCGTGGGTCGGCAGGAACCAGAAGATATCGAGACTCATGAGGCGTTCTCCAGCTAAGCGAAATCAGGGTTTGGCGGCGGCGGTCTGCAGACTGGCGGGCGGGGTCCACACCACGTCGCGGATGACCAGCGGCTTGGGAATCAACTTGAGGGCAGTGAAGGCGTCGGCGATCTTCTGCTGCTGCGCGGTCACCTCGGGGGTGATGAAGCGCGCGCCGTAGCCCTGGCGCTTGACCACGGTCAGGGCGGTATCCAGCGGCAGGTTGAGCAGCGGCGCCACCTGGGCGGCTACCTCGTCCGGGTGGGCCTTGGCCCAGTCGCCCACCGAGCGCACCTCGTCGACGATGGCACCGACCTGCTCGGGATGGGCCTTGGCGAAGCTGCGGGTGGCCAGATAGAACTGGTGGTTGTCGGCCAAGCCCGTGGCATCGGTCAGGGTGCGGGCATGCAGCTGGGTCTCGGCGGCGGCCTGGTAGGGGTCCCAGATCACCCAGGCATCCACCGCGCCGCGTTCGAAGGCGGCGCGGGCATCGGCGGGCGGCAGGTACACCGGCTGGATGTCCTTGTAGTCGATACCGGCCTTGGCCAGTGCCTGCACCAGCAGGTAGTGGACGTTGGAGCCCTTGTTCAGGGCGATCTTCTTGCCCTTGAGATCGGCCAGGGAATGGATCGGCGAATCCTTGGGCACCAGGATGGCCTCACTGGTGGGCGCTGGCGGTTCGTTGGCCACATAGACCAGATCGGCACCGGCCGCCTGGGCGAACACCGGCGGCGTCTCGCCGGTCACGCCGAAGTCGATGCTGCCGACGTTGAGGCCTTCGAGCAGCTGCGGGCCACCGGGAAACTCGGTCCACTGGACCTTGACGCCATCCTTGGCCAGGCGCTTCTCCAGGGTGCCGCGGGCTTTCAGGGTGATGAGGGTGCCGTACTTCTGGTAGCCGATACGCACCACCTCTTCCGCCTGGGCGAGGCCCGCGGCCAGGGTCAGCAGGGTGACGGCGAGAAGTGAACGCTTGAACGAAAACTGCATGGATAACGCTCCGATCAGATACCCCAGCGCGCCTGGCCTATCCGGTTGGCCAGGAGCTCGGGGGTCAGGGGCTGGGGACGTCGCGCCAGGGCGGCGTGGAATTGTTCGAGGGATTCGTACAGGCGTTGCTC
The window above is part of the Pseudomonas oryzihabitans genome. Proteins encoded here:
- the ssuD gene encoding FMNH2-dependent alkanesulfonate monooxygenase; the encoded protein is MSLDIFWFLPTHGDGHYLGTAEGARAVDHGYLTQIAQAADRLGFGGVLIPTGRSCEDSWLVAASLIPVTQKLKFLVALRPGIISPTVAARQAATLDRLSGGRALFNLVTGGDPDELAGDGLHLSHSERYEASVEFTRIWRRVLEGEQVDYEGKHIQVKGAKLLYPPLQQPRPPLYFGGSSDAAQDLAAEQVELYLTWGEPLDAVREKIEAVKAKAAALGRTVRFGIRLHVIVRETNEEAWKAADRLIANLDDATIEKAQAAFARFDSVGQQRMAALHKGRRDNLEIAPNLWAGVGLVRGGAGTALVGDGPTVAERVKEYAALGIDTFIFSGYPHLEESYRVAELLFPHLPVKRPTQVEGVNYVSPFGEMVANDILPQKASQS
- the ssuC gene encoding aliphatic sulfonate ABC transporter permease SsuC: MNSTLERQLQRLAPWVVPVALIVAWQLSVSSGLLSSRILPSPAAVLEAGWALVKSGELWQNLAISGWRAGIGFAIGGSIGLALGFITGLSKWGERLLDSTLQMVRNVPHLALIPLVILWFGIDESAKLFLVALGVFFPIYLNTYHGIRNVDPALVEMARSYGLSGARLFWHVVLPGALPSILVGVRFALGLMWLTLIVAETISASSGIGYLAMNAREFLQTDVVVLAILLYAVLGKLADLAARGLERAWLRWHPAYQKGANA
- the ssuB gene encoding aliphatic sulfonates ABC transporter ATP-binding protein, coding for MTNLQAIPPLARGIALKLQQVVKKFGERTVLHGIDLNIPAGQFVAVVGRSGCGKSTLLRLVAGLDQASGGDLLGQDEPLAQHREDTRLMFQDARLLPWKRIIDNVGLGLKGDWKPKALEALEAVGLADRAGEWPSALSGGQKQRVALARALIHQPRLLLLDEPLGALDALTRIEMQQLIERLWQRHGFTVLLVTHDVGEAVALADRVVLIEDGHVGLDLDVNLPRPRAAGDANLARLEAEVLARVLQQPLNPDLPEIVQPLPTQLRWAY
- a CDS encoding TOBE domain-containing protein, with protein sequence MTIKAINVRNQFKGTIKEIIEGSVLSEIDVQTAAGIVTSVITTRSVKELELQVGSEVIAFVKSTEVSIAKL
- a CDS encoding sulfonate ABC transporter substrate-binding protein yields the protein MQFSFKRSLLAVTLLTLAAGLAQAEEVVRIGYQKYGTLITLKARGTLEKRLAKDGVKVQWTEFPGGPQLLEGLNVGSIDFGVTGETPPVFAQAAGADLVYVANEPPAPTSEAILVPKDSPIHSLADLKGKKIALNKGSNVHYLLVQALAKAGIDYKDIQPVYLPPADARAAFERGAVDAWVIWDPYQAAAETQLHARTLTDATGLADNHQFYLATRSFAKAHPEQVGAIVDEVRSVGDWAKAHPDEVAAQVAPLLNLPLDTALTVVKRQGYGARFITPEVTAQQQKIADAFTALKLIPKPLVIRDVVWTPPASLQTAAAKP